A single Phoenix dactylifera cultivar Barhee BC4 chromosome 1, palm_55x_up_171113_PBpolish2nd_filt_p, whole genome shotgun sequence DNA region contains:
- the LOC103715992 gene encoding metalloendoproteinase 4-MMP-like, translating into MREYSRPGSRFESALTDDACDSRFESGLTRYQTRLDLPVTSNLDALTLSEITTPRCGASDSIIVNRTGTVQRFAFFPGEPRWVPSCQLTLTYAIAPTDTVDHIPRAEVAVAAAAFRRWAMVIPARFKKTAEDVKVGSHSGDHMDGEPFDGALVHAFSLESGQLHLDTARRWAVDFGAEGSGVLIKKKILISWHLRLQHFVEEYEDIPFSKYYISPEPSHLSLQMDTINFFQINSNPIQSTSLSLSLGVESNHSAILLVKEGLNWTGSL; encoded by the coding sequence ATGAGAGAATATAGCAGACCCGGCTCCCGGTTCGAGTCGGCCCTCACCGACGATGCCTGCGACTCCCGGTTCGAGTCGGGCCTCACCCGCTACCAGACCCGGCTCGACCTCCCCGTCACCTCCAATCTCGACGCCCTCACCCTCTCCGAAATCACGACCCCTCGATGCGGCGCTTCCGACTCGATCATCGTGAACCGCACCGGCACCGTCCAGCGGTTTGCATTCTTCCCAGGCGAGCCGCGGTGGGTCCCGTCCTGCCAGCTGACGCTGACGTATGCCATCGCCCCCACGGACACGGTGGATCATATACCGAGGGCGGAGGtggcggtggcggcggcggcgttcCGGCGATGGGCGATGGTGATACCGGCGAGGTTCAAGAAGACGGCGGAGGACGTGAAGGTGGGGTCCCACAGCGGGGATCACATGGACGGGGAGCCGTTCGACGGGGCGCTGGTCCACGCCTTCTCGCTGGAGAGTGGGCAGCTCCACCTCGACACGGCGAGGCGGTGGGCGGTGGACTTCGGGGCCGAGGGCTCtggagttttaattaaaaaaaaaatccttatttcCTGGCATTTACGGTTGCAACACTTCGTAGAAGAATACGAAGATATACCattttcaaaatattatatatcTCCTGAGCCATCGCATCTCAGTCTTCAAATGGATACCATAAATTTCTTCCAAATTAATTCTAATCCCATCCAAtctacttctctctctctctctctcggagtCGAATCAAACCATTCAGCGATATTGCTTGTTAAAGAAGGATTGAACTGGACTGGATCACTATAA